The Caproicibacterium amylolyticum genome includes the window TGTTCAGTCCTCCTGTGCAAAAAGGCGCGCTACCGCAAGCTCCCCCTTTTCGGCATCCACAGTACCCAAGCCGAGGAACCGCCCCTGCGCGTCTTTCACCCGGCAGTTTCCGGCAAACGGTGTTTGCGGATGCAGACGCTCCAGCGCAAGTCCGCCGCCGTTACTGAAACGCTTTGCCTGCGGCAGTGTTACGGCAACTTCCGGCAAATCCAGAAAAAGGCTCTCTACCGGCCGCACCTGTGCAAGCAGCTCCTGCTGGTCCATTGCTTTTGCTGTATCCAGTGTAACGGCATCCGCAAGGGAAAAACCAGCAGCGGCGGTGCGCCGCAGTGCTGTCATCATGCCATGGGAGCCAAGTGCCCGCCCAAGGTCGTCGCACAAGGTGCGCACATAGGTGCCGCCGGAGCAGGTCATGACCAGCCGGCCGGTTCGCGCGGCTTCATCGTACTCCAAAAGTTCCAGAGAATCAATCGTCA containing:
- the truB gene encoding tRNA pseudouridine(55) synthase TruB; the protein is MTGVLILDKPEGFTSFDAVAVLRRLTGERKIGHTGTLDPMATGVLPMLLGRATRALPFLADRHKTYEASFAFGVQTDTLDRTGKVQAEDGTPISREHLLNILPQFTGEIEQVPPMYSALRKDGVRLYDLARQGKTVERQARRVTIDSLELLEYDEAARTGRLVMTCSGGTYVRTLCDDLGRALGSHGMMTALRRTAAAGFSLADAVTLDTAKAMDQQELLAQVRPVESLFLDLPEVAVTLPQAKRFSNGGGLALERLHPQTPFAGNCRVKDAQGRFLGLGTVDAEKGELAVARLFAQED